From the genome of Miscanthus floridulus cultivar M001 chromosome 10, ASM1932011v1, whole genome shotgun sequence, one region includes:
- the LOC136488328 gene encoding uncharacterized protein → MTPNQVLGDVVTQDTYRVERDGGIQEEEKKKKSVAFKAGTSSSKSKGKAKKEESSEDEKEGSMDEDEEMALFVRRFDKFMKKGYVARRRKDKTKSKDEPRGCYKCKSKDHLIANCPNNSDNDEDEKKDKKDKKEKKMTFKKKKGHLLCHMG, encoded by the coding sequence ATGACTccaaaccaagtactaggtgatgtggtcacTCAAGacacataccgtgtggaaagggatgggggcattcaagaggaagaaaagaagaagaagagtgtggcattcaaggccggcACTTCATCATCAAAgagcaagggcaaagctaagaaagaagaatcaagtgaagatgaaaagGAAGGCTCTATGGATGAAGATGAAGAGATGGCCCTCTTTGTGAGaagatttgacaagttcatgaagaagggctatgttgctagaagaagaaaggacaagACCAAGAGCAAGGATGAACCAAGAggatgctacaagtgcaagagcaaggATCATCTCATAGCCAATTGTCCtaacaatagtgacaatgatgaagatgagaagaaggacaagaaggacaagaaggagaagaaaatgaccttcaagaagaagaagggtcacTTATTGTgccacatgggatag